A stretch of Clostridium formicaceticum DNA encodes these proteins:
- a CDS encoding universal stress protein UspA, translating to MENENTMICVTQQKTCERLIKAGVQIKEKQGGGIFVVHVAPIGWSILGNSKEGEALDYLFDISKEVGAHMTVLRSSDVVKTIIDFCQKHNIKTIVLGESKEKSTENNIIMKLSKKICNDVDLKIISTD from the coding sequence ATGGAAAATGAAAATACAATGATCTGTGTAACCCAACAAAAAACCTGCGAAAGATTGATAAAAGCTGGTGTACAAATAAAAGAAAAGCAAGGAGGAGGAATTTTTGTTGTTCATGTGGCGCCTATAGGATGGAGTATATTGGGAAATTCTAAAGAAGGAGAAGCCTTAGACTACTTGTTTGATATTTCTAAGGAAGTTGGCGCACATATGACAGTTCTGCGTTCTTCTGACGTAGTAAAGACAATTATTGATTTTTGTCAAAAACATAATATAAAAACGATTGTTCTAGGGGAATCAAAAGAAAAATCTACTGAGAATAACATCATTATGAAGCTAAGCAAAAAGATATGTAATGATGTTGATTTAAAAATAATATCTACTGATTAA